The following coding sequences lie in one Mycobacterium gordonae genomic window:
- a CDS encoding MaoC family dehydratase, which yields MPIDVEVALAAELDPIEFSWTSSDIQLYHLGLGAGADPMDPRELRYLVDDAPQVLPTFGSVAASFHLTTPPTVQFPGIDIELSRVLHASERVEVPGPLPPSGSGKAVTRFTDIWDKGKAAVIWSETTVTAPSGDLLWTQKRSIFARGEGGFGGERGPSGSDAAPERAPDLELAMPILPQQALLYRLCGDRNPLHSDPEFAAAAGFPRPILHGLCTYGMACKAITDALLDGDASAVAAYGVRFAGVAYPGETLKVNVWKEDGRFLAGVIAPARDDAVVLSGVELIPG from the coding sequence ATGCCGATCGACGTCGAAGTCGCACTCGCCGCGGAACTGGATCCCATCGAATTCTCCTGGACCAGTAGCGATATCCAGCTCTACCACCTCGGCCTGGGCGCCGGCGCCGACCCGATGGATCCGCGGGAGCTGCGCTATCTGGTTGACGACGCGCCGCAGGTGCTCCCCACCTTCGGCAGCGTGGCGGCCAGCTTCCATCTGACCACGCCGCCCACCGTTCAGTTCCCCGGCATCGACATCGAACTCAGCAGGGTATTGCACGCCTCGGAACGGGTGGAAGTACCCGGGCCGCTACCGCCTTCGGGCTCGGGAAAGGCCGTCACCAGGTTCACCGACATCTGGGACAAGGGCAAGGCCGCGGTGATCTGGAGCGAGACGACGGTGACCGCGCCTTCCGGTGACCTGCTCTGGACGCAGAAGCGGTCCATCTTCGCTCGCGGTGAAGGCGGTTTCGGCGGTGAGCGGGGGCCCTCGGGTTCGGACGCCGCACCCGAGCGCGCCCCGGATCTCGAGTTGGCGATGCCGATCCTGCCGCAGCAGGCGCTGCTCTATCGCCTGTGCGGCGACCGCAACCCGCTGCACTCCGATCCCGAATTCGCCGCTGCCGCAGGCTTTCCCCGGCCGATCCTGCACGGCCTGTGCACCTACGGCATGGCGTGCAAGGCGATCACGGACGCACTGCTGGACGGGGACGCCTCGGCCGTCGCGGCCTACGGCGTGCGCTTCGCGGGCGTGGCCTATCCGGGTGAAACGCTGAAGGTCAACGTCTGGAAGGAGGACGGCCGCTTCCTGGCCGGCGTCATCGCGCCGGCGCGTGATGATGCGGTGGTGCTCAGCGGCGTCGAGTTGATTCCCGGCTAG
- a CDS encoding sterol desaturase family protein — protein MTTAARKGLTLARAGREFWKHPSPWMIGTTFLVALVARVVVGDWQWTDALLPALMVATFPFYEWVIHVVILHWRPRNIGRLKIDPLLSRKHRAHHADPRNAALVFIPWKALLWILPFSLVFAGALAELTRPGLGLTYLTVYAGMGIVYEWCHYLVHSDYKPKTRPYRAIYRDHRLHHYKNEHYWFTVTTSGTADRVFGTYPNPADVSTSPTAKNLHGGARDTMEPVPAAG, from the coding sequence ATGACCACAGCAGCCCGCAAGGGCCTCACGCTCGCCCGAGCGGGCCGCGAATTCTGGAAACACCCCTCGCCGTGGATGATCGGCACCACGTTTCTCGTCGCGCTGGTAGCGCGGGTGGTGGTCGGTGACTGGCAATGGACCGACGCGCTGCTGCCCGCGCTGATGGTGGCGACGTTCCCGTTCTATGAGTGGGTCATCCATGTGGTGATACTGCACTGGCGCCCCCGCAACATCGGCCGACTGAAAATCGACCCGCTGCTTTCGCGCAAACACCGTGCTCATCATGCGGATCCACGCAATGCCGCGCTCGTCTTCATACCGTGGAAAGCACTGCTCTGGATTCTTCCGTTCTCGTTGGTGTTTGCGGGCGCGCTGGCCGAACTCACCCGGCCAGGGCTGGGGCTGACCTACCTGACGGTTTACGCCGGCATGGGCATTGTCTACGAGTGGTGCCACTATCTAGTCCACTCCGACTACAAGCCCAAGACGAGGCCGTATCGGGCCATCTACCGCGATCACCGGCTGCACCACTACAAGAACGAGCATTACTGGTTCACCGTGACGACTTCGGGCACGGCCGACCGCGTGTTCGGCACCTATCCCAATCCCGCCGATGTGTCTACGTCACCGACTGCCAAGAATCTGCACGGCGGTGCCCGAGACACCATGGAGCCGGTGCCCGCGGCGGGCTGA
- a CDS encoding FadR/GntR family transcriptional regulator, translating into MPLQPVNRKSVPEEVFDQIVAEVLSGGIQPGQTLPSERRLAEVLGVSRPAVREALKRVAATGLVEVRQGDSTTVRDFRRHGGLDLLPSLLVRAGELQYPVVRSILEARLHIGPKVAELAAQRRPPELAVLLEDALDALEAEADPIERQRRAMAFWDHVVDGADSIVFRLMYNTLRAAYEPALSALAVVMAAEVGRIAGYRAIASAIAEGDQPAARQAAYDLLEPATAAINAALTSLEDSR; encoded by the coding sequence ATGCCCCTGCAGCCGGTCAACCGCAAGTCGGTCCCCGAAGAGGTCTTCGATCAGATCGTGGCTGAAGTGCTCAGTGGGGGGATCCAGCCCGGGCAGACGCTGCCGAGTGAACGTCGCCTCGCCGAGGTGCTCGGGGTGTCTCGACCCGCGGTTCGTGAGGCGCTCAAGCGCGTTGCCGCAACGGGTCTCGTGGAAGTCCGGCAGGGCGACTCCACCACGGTGCGTGACTTCCGCCGGCACGGCGGCCTGGACCTGCTGCCCAGTCTGCTGGTGCGCGCCGGCGAACTCCAATACCCGGTGGTCCGGAGCATCCTCGAGGCCCGTTTGCACATCGGGCCCAAGGTGGCCGAATTGGCGGCGCAGCGTCGGCCGCCGGAGTTGGCCGTGTTGCTCGAGGATGCGCTCGACGCCCTCGAGGCTGAGGCAGACCCGATCGAGCGTCAACGTCGCGCCATGGCTTTTTGGGATCACGTCGTCGACGGGGCCGATTCGATCGTATTTCGGTTGATGTACAACACACTCCGCGCCGCGTACGAACCTGCACTGTCGGCTCTCGCCGTCGTCATGGCAGCCGAAGTCGGACGAATTGCGGGCTACCGCGCGATTGCGAGCGCCATCGCCGAGGGCGATCAGCCCGCAGCCAGGCAAGCCGCGTACGACCTGCTCGAACCCGCTACGGCGGCAATCAATGCCGCTTTGACGAGTCTGGAGGATTCACGATGA
- a CDS encoding lipid-transfer protein — translation MLSGKSAIVGIGATDFSKNSGRSELRLAAEAVRDALDDAGLSPADVDGLTTFTMDTNTEVAVARAAGIGDLKFFSKIGYGGGAACATVQQAAIAVATGVADVVVAYRAFNERSGMRFGQVQTRLTENADSTGVDNSFSYPHGLSTPAAQVAMIARRYMHWSGATSRDFGAVSVADRRHAAKNPKAYFYEKPITIEDHQNSRWIAEPLRLLDCCQETDGAVAIVVTSAERARDLKHRPAVIEAAAQGSSPDQYTMVSYYRPEIGLPEMGVVGQQLWSQSGLQPGDIQTAVLYDHFTPFTLIQLEELGFCGRGEAKDFVADGAIEVGGRLPINTHGGQLGEAYIHGMNGIAEGVRQLRGTSVNPVPDVEHVLVTAGTGVPTSGLILG, via the coding sequence ATGTTGTCCGGTAAGTCGGCCATCGTCGGGATCGGCGCCACCGACTTCTCGAAGAACTCCGGCCGGTCCGAGCTGCGACTGGCCGCCGAGGCGGTTCGTGATGCGCTTGACGACGCGGGGCTTTCGCCTGCCGACGTCGATGGCTTGACCACGTTCACCATGGACACCAACACCGAGGTGGCGGTGGCACGCGCGGCCGGCATCGGTGACCTGAAGTTCTTCTCCAAGATCGGATACGGCGGCGGGGCGGCATGTGCGACCGTGCAGCAGGCGGCCATCGCCGTGGCCACCGGAGTGGCCGACGTAGTGGTCGCTTACCGCGCCTTCAACGAACGCTCCGGCATGCGGTTCGGCCAGGTGCAGACGCGGCTGACCGAGAACGCTGATTCGACGGGCGTTGATAACTCATTCTCCTACCCGCACGGGCTTTCGACGCCGGCCGCGCAGGTGGCCATGATCGCGCGTCGCTACATGCACTGGTCGGGTGCCACCAGTCGCGACTTCGGGGCGGTGTCGGTGGCCGACCGCCGACATGCCGCCAAGAACCCGAAAGCGTACTTCTACGAGAAGCCGATAACCATTGAGGACCACCAGAATTCGCGGTGGATCGCCGAGCCGCTGCGGCTGCTGGACTGCTGCCAGGAGACCGACGGCGCGGTGGCGATCGTGGTGACATCTGCGGAGCGGGCACGCGACCTCAAGCACCGTCCGGCGGTCATCGAGGCGGCGGCCCAGGGCTCCAGCCCGGACCAGTACACGATGGTCAGCTATTACCGGCCCGAGATCGGGTTGCCCGAGATGGGCGTGGTGGGCCAGCAGCTGTGGTCGCAGTCGGGGTTGCAGCCTGGCGATATCCAGACCGCGGTGTTATACGACCATTTCACGCCGTTCACGCTGATTCAGTTGGAGGAGTTGGGGTTCTGTGGCCGCGGTGAGGCCAAGGACTTTGTCGCCGACGGTGCAATCGAGGTCGGTGGACGGCTGCCCATCAATACCCACGGCGGTCAGCTCGGTGAGGCCTACATCCACGGCATGAACGGAATTGCCGAAGGCGTAAGGCAATTGCGGGGGACGTCGGTAAACCCGGTACCAGACGTCGAGCATGTGCTGGTGACGGCGGGGACGGGCGTTCCGACATCGGGGTTGATTCTCGGCTAG
- a CDS encoding MaoC family dehydratase — MSAPAVGFALPELKLYGDPTFIISTALATRDFQDVHHDRDKAQAKGSKDIFVNILTDTGLVQRYITDWAGPSALIKSIGLRLGVPWYAYDTVTFSGEVTAVQDGLITVKVIGANSLGNHVIATVTLTMGDA, encoded by the coding sequence ATGAGTGCGCCGGCCGTCGGCTTCGCGCTGCCCGAGCTCAAACTGTATGGGGATCCGACCTTTATCATCTCAACGGCCTTGGCCACCAGAGACTTTCAGGATGTTCACCATGATCGGGACAAGGCCCAGGCCAAAGGTTCCAAGGACATCTTCGTCAACATCCTGACCGACACCGGGCTGGTGCAGCGCTACATCACCGACTGGGCCGGGCCGTCGGCCCTGATCAAGTCGATCGGGCTACGGCTCGGGGTGCCCTGGTACGCCTATGACACGGTGACCTTCTCCGGTGAGGTGACTGCGGTGCAGGACGGCTTGATCACGGTGAAGGTGATCGGCGCCAACAGCCTCGGCAACCATGTCATCGCGACGGTCACGCTGACGATGGGGGACGCATAG
- a CDS encoding bifunctional MaoC family dehydratase N-terminal/OB-fold nucleic acid binding domain-containing protein, producing the protein MTELQSAIAEIVASGGAQPRVGRDPVNQPMINNWVEAIGDRNPIYVDDAAARAEGHPGVVAPPAMIQVWTMFGLGGARPDDDPMGPMMKLFDDNGYIGVVATNCEQTYHRYLRPGEEVSITSEMGEVVGPKQTALGEGFFINQHIVWRVGDEDVAEMNWRILKFKPSAATSAASAVPDDLDADAMMRPASSRDTAFFWEGVKAHELRIQKLPDGGLQHPPVPAVWQDPADPVDYAVASGRGTVYSFVVHHAPKVPGRTLPFVIALVELEEGVRMLGELRGVDPAAVEIGMAVRATYIDFPAGDSGPEWTLYAWEPDA; encoded by the coding sequence ATGACCGAATTGCAGTCGGCCATCGCGGAGATCGTCGCCAGTGGCGGTGCTCAGCCGCGCGTCGGCCGTGATCCGGTGAACCAGCCGATGATCAACAACTGGGTCGAGGCGATCGGTGACCGCAACCCGATCTACGTCGACGACGCCGCGGCCCGGGCGGAGGGGCACCCGGGAGTGGTGGCGCCACCGGCGATGATCCAGGTGTGGACCATGTTCGGGCTTGGTGGCGCTCGCCCGGACGACGACCCCATGGGCCCGATGATGAAGCTGTTCGACGACAACGGCTACATCGGAGTGGTCGCGACCAACTGCGAGCAGACCTACCACCGTTACCTACGGCCCGGCGAGGAGGTCAGCATCACCTCAGAGATGGGTGAGGTGGTGGGCCCGAAGCAGACCGCTTTGGGCGAAGGCTTCTTCATCAACCAGCACATCGTGTGGCGGGTCGGCGACGAAGATGTGGCCGAGATGAACTGGCGCATCTTGAAATTCAAGCCGTCGGCGGCAACGTCCGCGGCTTCCGCGGTGCCCGACGACCTGGACGCGGACGCCATGATGCGGCCGGCTTCCTCGCGCGATACCGCGTTCTTCTGGGAGGGCGTCAAGGCCCACGAGCTGCGGATCCAGAAACTGCCCGACGGTGGCTTGCAGCACCCGCCGGTGCCGGCGGTGTGGCAGGACCCCGCCGACCCTGTCGACTATGCCGTGGCCAGTGGGCGCGGCACGGTCTACAGCTTCGTCGTGCACCACGCGCCGAAAGTGCCCGGTCGCACTTTGCCTTTCGTGATCGCGTTAGTCGAATTGGAGGAAGGCGTGCGGATGCTGGGCGAGCTGCGCGGCGTCGATCCCGCCGCGGTGGAGATCGGGATGGCGGTGCGCGCGACGTACATCGACTTTCCGGCGGGCGATTCCGGGCCGGAGTGGACGCTGTACGCGTGGGAGCCGGACGCATGA
- the fadE29 gene encoding acyl-CoA dehydrogenase FadE29, with protein sequence MFIDLTPEQRQLQAELREYFTNLITPEEAKAMEKDRHNEAYRAVIRRMGKDGKLGVGWPKEYGGLGFGPIEQSIFVNEAHRADVPLPAVTLQTVGPVLQQFGTEAQKKKFLPAILAGEVHFAIGYSEPEAGTDLASLRTSAVRQGDEYIVNGQKMWTTGGHDADYIWLACRTDPEAVKHKGISILIVDTKDPGYSWTPVILSDGAHHTNATYYNDVRVPADMLVGEENGGWRLITTQLNNERVMLGPAGRTAGIYDRLHAWAAKPGGNGVTPIDHYDVKRALGEIYSLWRVNELLNWQVAAAGEDINVADAASTKVFGTEKIQYIGRLAEEIVGKYGNPAEPDTAELLEWLDSQTKRNLVITFGGGVNEVMREMIAAAGLKVPRVPR encoded by the coding sequence ATGTTCATCGACCTCACACCGGAGCAGCGACAGCTGCAGGCGGAGTTACGCGAGTACTTCACCAACCTGATCACGCCTGAAGAGGCGAAGGCGATGGAGAAGGACCGCCACAACGAGGCCTACCGGGCGGTGATCCGCCGGATGGGCAAGGATGGCAAGCTCGGCGTGGGCTGGCCAAAGGAGTACGGCGGCCTGGGCTTTGGTCCGATCGAGCAATCGATCTTCGTCAACGAGGCGCACCGGGCCGACGTGCCGCTGCCCGCGGTGACGCTGCAGACGGTCGGTCCGGTGCTGCAGCAGTTCGGCACCGAGGCGCAGAAGAAGAAGTTTTTGCCGGCGATCCTCGCCGGGGAGGTGCACTTCGCGATCGGTTACAGCGAACCGGAGGCCGGTACCGATCTCGCGTCGTTGCGCACGTCCGCGGTGCGTCAGGGCGACGAGTACATCGTCAACGGCCAGAAGATGTGGACCACCGGCGGGCACGACGCCGACTACATCTGGCTGGCCTGCCGCACCGACCCGGAAGCCGTTAAGCACAAAGGCATCTCGATCCTGATCGTCGACACCAAGGATCCGGGCTATTCCTGGACACCGGTGATCCTGTCCGACGGCGCCCACCACACCAACGCCACGTACTACAACGACGTGCGGGTGCCGGCCGACATGCTCGTCGGTGAGGAGAACGGCGGATGGCGGCTGATCACCACCCAGCTCAACAACGAGCGGGTGATGCTCGGACCGGCCGGCCGCACCGCCGGCATCTACGACCGCTTACATGCGTGGGCGGCCAAGCCCGGCGGCAACGGTGTCACCCCGATCGACCACTATGACGTCAAGCGGGCGCTCGGCGAAATCTACTCACTGTGGCGGGTCAACGAACTGCTCAACTGGCAGGTTGCCGCCGCCGGCGAGGACATCAACGTGGCCGACGCGGCATCGACGAAAGTCTTTGGCACCGAAAAGATCCAATACATCGGGCGGTTGGCCGAGGAGATCGTCGGCAAGTACGGGAACCCGGCCGAGCCGGACACTGCCGAGCTGCTCGAGTGGCTGGACTCGCAGACCAAACGCAACCTGGTGATCACCTTCGGCGGCGGTGTCAACGAGGTCATGCGCGAGATGATCGCCGCCGCTGGTCTCAAGGTGCCGAGGGTGCCTCGATGA
- a CDS encoding acyl-CoA dehydrogenase family protein — MDFDLSAEQQAVADVVTSVLGRELSWKALADGGVTALPVPERLGGDSVGLAEVGTVLTEAGRHGAITPALVTLGFGAVPLLDLASEEQQDRFLRGVAEGGVLTAALNEPGSALPDRPSVTFAGGRLSGVKVGVGYAESADWMLVTADSAVVVVSPKADGVRLVRTPASNGSDEYTVTFSDVAVADADVLAGASAARVNQLVLGMIGAYAAGLVAGALRLTADYVAGRKQFGKPLSTFQTVAAQLAEVYIASRTIDLASKAVIWKLAEGRDAGSDLEVLGYWLASQAPPVMQTCHHLHGGMGMDITYPMHRYYSTIKDLTRLLGGPSHRLDLVAIASPAQPGAAGRRPEDLVGV, encoded by the coding sequence ATGGACTTCGATCTCTCCGCAGAGCAACAGGCCGTTGCCGATGTGGTCACTTCGGTGTTGGGACGTGAGCTGAGCTGGAAGGCGTTGGCCGACGGCGGTGTAACGGCATTGCCGGTGCCCGAACGGCTCGGTGGCGACAGCGTCGGGCTGGCCGAGGTGGGCACCGTGCTCACCGAAGCCGGCCGTCACGGCGCCATCACTCCGGCACTGGTCACGCTGGGGTTCGGCGCGGTGCCGCTGCTGGACCTGGCATCCGAGGAGCAGCAGGATCGTTTCCTGCGGGGGGTCGCCGAAGGTGGCGTACTGACCGCCGCACTGAACGAGCCCGGGTCCGCGCTGCCGGACCGGCCATCGGTTACGTTCGCGGGCGGTCGGCTGTCCGGCGTGAAAGTCGGTGTCGGGTACGCGGAGTCGGCGGACTGGATGCTGGTGACGGCCGACAGTGCCGTTGTGGTGGTCTCGCCCAAGGCCGACGGAGTGCGGCTGGTCCGGACTCCGGCTTCCAACGGCTCCGACGAGTACACGGTGACATTTTCCGACGTCGCGGTGGCCGACGCCGATGTACTCGCGGGTGCTTCGGCCGCCCGGGTGAATCAGTTGGTGCTGGGCATGATCGGCGCCTATGCCGCCGGCCTGGTGGCCGGGGCGCTGCGGCTGACCGCGGATTACGTGGCGGGGCGTAAGCAGTTCGGCAAGCCGCTGTCGACATTTCAGACGGTGGCCGCGCAGCTGGCGGAGGTGTACATCGCCTCGCGCACTATCGATTTGGCGTCCAAGGCGGTGATCTGGAAACTGGCCGAGGGTCGCGACGCCGGGTCCGATCTCGAGGTGCTCGGTTACTGGCTGGCTTCGCAGGCGCCGCCGGTGATGCAGACCTGCCATCATCTGCACGGCGGTATGGGAATGGACATCACCTACCCGATGCACCGGTACTACTCGACGATCAAGGACCTGACCCGGCTGCTGGGCGGGCCCTCGCATCGTCTCGATTTGGTGGCGATCGCCAGCCCGGCCCAGCCGGGCGCGGCGGGTCGCCGCCCCGAAGACCTGGTTGGAGTCTAG
- a CDS encoding cytochrome P450, whose amino-acid sequence MAPPNIPADFDFLDPDVNLAGLPVEELATLRKAEPVHWVDIPTGSGGFEDHGYWLVTRHADVKEVSRRSDVYSSWMNGAIPTWPPEMTREQVELQRSVMLNMDAPHHTRLRKIISRGFTPRAIGRLEAELAQRAQNIAKTAASAESGDFVEQVACELPLQAIAGLLGVPQEDRDKLFRWSNEMTGGTDPEYADIDPAQSSMELITYAMAMAAERNQNPTDDIVTTLIQADIEGEKLSDDEFGFFVIMLAVAGNETTRNSITHGMIAMANNPDQWELFKKERPSTTADEIIRWATPVSAFQRTANQDTELAGVHIKKGQRVVMSYRSANFDEDVFGDPHSFNILRDPNPHVGFGGTGAHYCIGANLARMTINLIFNAIADHMPDLTPISEPERLRSGWLNGIKHWQVDYTGNSPVAH is encoded by the coding sequence ATGGCACCCCCCAACATTCCCGCCGACTTCGACTTCCTTGACCCCGATGTCAACCTGGCCGGGCTGCCCGTCGAGGAGCTTGCCACGCTGCGGAAGGCAGAGCCCGTCCACTGGGTGGATATCCCGACCGGCTCGGGCGGGTTCGAGGACCACGGATATTGGCTCGTGACCCGACACGCCGACGTCAAGGAGGTGTCTCGGCGCAGCGACGTCTATTCCAGCTGGATGAATGGCGCCATCCCGACGTGGCCGCCGGAGATGACGCGCGAGCAGGTCGAACTGCAACGCAGCGTCATGCTCAACATGGACGCACCGCACCACACCCGGCTGCGCAAGATCATCTCCCGCGGCTTCACGCCAAGGGCCATCGGCCGACTGGAAGCCGAACTGGCGCAGCGCGCCCAGAACATCGCCAAGACCGCGGCGTCCGCGGAGAGCGGCGACTTCGTGGAACAGGTGGCGTGTGAGTTGCCGCTGCAGGCCATCGCGGGCCTGCTCGGCGTTCCCCAGGAAGATCGCGACAAGCTGTTCCGTTGGTCCAACGAGATGACCGGTGGCACCGACCCCGAGTACGCCGACATCGATCCGGCGCAATCGTCGATGGAACTGATCACCTACGCCATGGCGATGGCCGCGGAGCGAAACCAGAACCCCACCGATGACATCGTCACCACCCTGATCCAGGCCGACATCGAAGGCGAGAAGCTCTCCGATGACGAGTTCGGCTTCTTCGTCATCATGCTCGCCGTCGCCGGCAACGAGACCACGCGGAACTCGATCACCCACGGCATGATCGCGATGGCGAACAACCCCGATCAATGGGAGCTGTTCAAGAAAGAGCGCCCGTCCACCACCGCCGACGAGATCATCCGGTGGGCCACCCCGGTGTCGGCTTTCCAGCGCACCGCCAACCAGGACACCGAATTGGCCGGCGTGCACATCAAGAAGGGTCAGCGGGTGGTGATGTCCTACCGGTCGGCGAATTTCGACGAGGACGTCTTCGGCGACCCGCACAGCTTCAACATCCTGCGCGACCCGAATCCCCATGTCGGATTTGGCGGCACCGGTGCGCACTACTGCATCGGCGCCAACCTGGCCCGTATGACGATCAATCTGATCTTCAACGCGATTGCCGACCACATGCCCGACCTCACGCCGATCTCCGAACCGGAGCGGTTGCGGTCGGGCTGGCTCAACGGCATCAAGCACTGGCAGGTCGACTACACCGGCAACAGCCCGGTCGCGCACTGA
- a CDS encoding steroid 3-ketoacyl-CoA thiolase, whose translation MGNPVIVEATRSPIGKRNGWLSGLHATELLGAVQKALVEKAGIAAGDVEQLVGGCVTQFGEQSNNITRVGWLTAGLPEHVGATTIDCQCGSSQQANHLVAGLIATGAIDIGIACGIEAMSRVGLGANAGPDRAAIRAASWDIDMPNQFEAAERIAKRRGITREEIDAFGFASQAKAKRAWEENRFDREISPIVAPVLDENKRPTDDRAPVTRDQGLRDTTLEGLSQLKAVMEGGIHTAGTSSQISDGAAAVLWMDEDKAKALGLRPRARIVSQANVGAEPYYHLDGPVQSTARVLEKAGMKMGDIDIVEINEAFASVVLSWARVHEPDMDRVNVNGGAIALGHPVGATGARLITTALHELERTDQSTALITMCAGGALSTGTIIERI comes from the coding sequence ATGGGTAACCCGGTAATCGTCGAAGCCACCCGCAGCCCCATCGGCAAACGCAACGGATGGCTGTCAGGACTGCACGCCACCGAACTGCTCGGAGCGGTACAGAAGGCACTGGTCGAGAAGGCCGGGATAGCCGCCGGGGACGTCGAACAACTCGTCGGCGGCTGCGTGACGCAGTTCGGCGAGCAGTCCAACAACATCACCCGGGTGGGTTGGCTGACGGCAGGGCTGCCCGAGCACGTCGGCGCCACCACCATCGACTGCCAGTGCGGCAGTAGCCAGCAGGCCAACCACCTCGTCGCCGGACTGATCGCGACCGGCGCCATCGACATCGGCATCGCCTGCGGCATCGAGGCGATGAGCCGCGTGGGCCTGGGCGCCAACGCCGGCCCGGACCGTGCGGCCATCCGCGCCGCGTCCTGGGACATCGACATGCCCAATCAGTTCGAGGCCGCCGAGCGGATCGCCAAGCGGCGCGGCATCACCCGCGAGGAGATCGACGCGTTCGGCTTCGCCTCTCAGGCGAAGGCCAAGCGGGCGTGGGAAGAGAACCGGTTCGACCGCGAAATCTCCCCGATCGTGGCGCCGGTGCTCGACGAGAACAAGCGGCCGACGGACGATCGCGCACCGGTCACCCGCGACCAGGGCCTGCGCGACACCACCTTGGAGGGGTTGAGCCAGCTCAAGGCGGTGATGGAGGGCGGCATCCACACGGCGGGCACCTCGTCGCAGATTTCCGACGGTGCGGCCGCGGTGCTGTGGATGGACGAGGACAAGGCGAAGGCGCTCGGCCTGCGCCCGCGGGCCCGCATCGTCAGCCAGGCCAATGTCGGCGCCGAGCCGTACTACCACCTCGACGGTCCCGTGCAGTCGACAGCCCGGGTGCTGGAGAAGGCCGGCATGAAGATGGGCGACATCGACATCGTCGAGATCAACGAGGCATTCGCCTCGGTGGTGCTGTCCTGGGCGCGGGTGCACGAGCCGGACATGGACCGGGTCAACGTCAACGGCGGCGCCATCGCCCTGGGCCACCCGGTGGGCGCCACCGGCGCCCGGCTGATCACCACCGCGCTGCACGAACTCGAGCGCACCGACCAGAGCACCGCGCTGATCACCATGTGCGCGGGCGGCGCCCTGTCGACCGGAACCATCATCGAACGTATTTAG
- a CDS encoding nitroreductase family deazaflavin-dependent oxidoreductase, which translates to MPKSRPRFQDSPLTDHFIKLMSRLNTWLYRRNGGEGLGGTFQKIPVALLTTTGRKTGEPRVSPLYFLRDGDRVIVAASKGGAAKNPMWYLNLKANPQVQVQIKKEVLDLTARDATDEERARYWPQLVDMYPSYEDYQSWTDRTIPIVICAPA; encoded by the coding sequence ATGCCGAAATCCCGTCCACGTTTTCAGGATTCACCCCTGACCGACCACTTCATCAAATTGATGTCACGACTTAACACGTGGCTGTATCGCCGTAACGGCGGCGAAGGTCTGGGCGGAACGTTTCAGAAGATCCCGGTGGCCCTGTTGACCACCACCGGCCGTAAGACCGGCGAACCCCGGGTCAGTCCGCTGTACTTCCTGCGTGACGGCGACCGGGTGATCGTGGCGGCGTCGAAGGGCGGGGCGGCCAAAAACCCGATGTGGTACCTCAACCTCAAGGCCAATCCCCAGGTGCAGGTGCAGATCAAGAAGGAAGTGCTGGACCTGACCGCCCGCGATGCCACCGACGAGGAGCGCGCCAGGTATTGGCCGCAACTGGTGGATATGTACCCGAGTTACGAGGACTACCAGTCCTGGACCGATCGCACAATCCCGATCGTCATCTGCGCCCCAGCCTGA